A genomic window from Lotus japonicus ecotype B-129 chromosome 1, LjGifu_v1.2 includes:
- the LOC130747356 gene encoding uncharacterized protein LOC130747356: MASSSRTYHQTLKICNNTKEHNFVEEEKLDQEEEEEGWLKLGLGLGSSTSCKNIVDHESNLEFSPSSRTLISTSQRGLGLGFEGSLSFEPKGKEHGDDHGNSLLGWPSSDHCNNDHYYLHNDGNGMVLWPSSCQSDPQAVPCDSHHYSSRNPHQSGLWFTLLSSTNRSGEALPQIPKAYIRVTDESMTVFMVKKYLVRKLGLSDEAEIDISCMGQSLSHILTLKQVRDTIWLPRLVESVNSSMPLSIGDSHDMSINHLMSLLYRKHCIFN, translated from the exons ATGGCCTCTTCCTCTCGCACCTACCACCAAACTCTCAAAatctgcaataacaccaaagaaCACAATTTTGTTGAAGAAGAGAAATTagatcaagaagaagaagaagaggggtGGTTGAAGCTAGGGTTGGGGTTAGGGAGTAGCACATCATGCAAAAATATAGTAGATCATGAATCCAACCTAGAATTTTCACCTTCTTCACGTACGTTGATCAGCACCTCTCAAAGAGGGTTAGGGTTAGGATTTGAAggaagtttgagttttgaaccAAAAGGTAAGGAACATGGTGATGATCATGGAAATAGCTTGTTGGGGTGGCCATCATCAGATCATTGCAACAATGACCATTATTACCTCCACAATGATGGTAATGGCATGGTGTTGTGGCCATCATCATGCCAAAGTGATCCTCAAGCGGTTCCTTGTGATTCTCATCATTACTCTTCCAGAAATCCCCACCAATCTGGTTTGTGGTTTACGCTACTCTCCTCTACCAACAG GAGTGGGGAAGCTTTGCCTCAAATACCAAAGGCGTACATTAGAGTAAC GGATGAAAGCATGACGGTGTTCATGGTTAAAAAGTATCTGGTTAGAAAACTTGGTCTCTCCGACGAAGCTGAG ATTGATATCTCATGCATGGGACAAAGCTTGTCGCACATACTTACTCTGAAGCAAGTGAGAGATACTATTTGGCTACCTAGATTGGTAGAATCTGTAAATTCTTCAATGCCTTTATCAATCGGAGATTCCCATGACATGTCTATAAACCATTTAATGTCATTGTTGTACCGAAAACATTGCATCTTCAATTGA